A single Pseudomonas sp. DC1.2 DNA region contains:
- a CDS encoding RNA polymerase factor sigma-70 has translation MTEQVSTSRCDSPLLQAFVDNRLILVKIAARITGCRSRAEDVVQDAFFRLQSAPQITSSIKAQLSYLFQIVRNLAIDHYRKQALEQKYSGPEEEGLNVVIQGASPEISHINFSTLEHIADALTELPSRTRYAFEMYRLHGVPQKDIAKELGVSPTLVNFMIRDALVHCRKVSGSRADTFARR, from the coding sequence ATGACGGAACAAGTATCCACAAGCAGGTGCGATTCACCGCTACTTCAAGCCTTCGTCGACAATCGGCTGATCCTGGTCAAAATTGCAGCGCGCATTACCGGCTGCCGCTCACGTGCCGAGGACGTGGTGCAGGATGCGTTCTTCCGGTTGCAGTCGGCGCCGCAGATCACCTCTTCGATCAAGGCGCAGCTCAGTTATCTGTTCCAGATCGTGCGTAATCTGGCGATTGATCACTACCGCAAGCAGGCACTGGAACAGAAATATTCGGGCCCCGAAGAGGAAGGTCTGAACGTGGTCATACAAGGCGCATCGCCGGAAATTTCACACATCAATTTTTCGACGCTGGAACACATCGCCGACGCGCTGACCGAGCTGCCCAGCCGTACCCGCTATGCCTTCGAGATGTACCGTTTGCACGGCGTGCCGCAAAAGGACATCGCCAAGGAGCTAGGTGTTTCACCGACCCTGGTGAACTTCATGATTCGCGATGCGCTGGTGCATTGCCGCAAAGTGTCGGGCAGTCGTGCGGATACGTTTGCTCGTCGCTAA
- a CDS encoding GNAT family N-acetyltransferase: MSDLNYLSVLTLPSGRRLGAEKTQSRLHLSLEGQPLVDLHLSGEPEWQVQVAQSFGHPEDLTIWSTCYWLFAHDRECQHLDWRLDEAPTEALLSGLLIPTEGVGEYRCERTLFWQLPQPWLGPLITGNYPQQRVISGGKGHPLRPVKPRGEVYRRFDTRLGAWVSLRTVDIEQDLERFNRWQNSPRVASFWAEEGSLEKHREYLSTLAADPHTLMLIGCFDDQPFAYFEAYWVKEDRLAPFYDAGDYDRGIHMLVGEETHRGPHKVASWLSALVHYLFLDDSRTQRVVAEPRADNARMIGHLHNQCFHCEKEFDFPHKRAALMVLGRERFFDRCPLA; the protein is encoded by the coding sequence ATGTCCGATCTGAACTACCTGAGCGTCCTGACCTTGCCGTCGGGACGCCGCCTTGGCGCCGAAAAAACTCAAAGCCGTCTGCATCTCAGTCTGGAAGGGCAGCCGCTGGTCGATCTGCACCTGAGCGGTGAGCCTGAGTGGCAAGTGCAGGTGGCGCAGAGCTTCGGCCATCCTGAAGACCTGACGATTTGGTCGACCTGCTATTGGCTGTTTGCTCATGACCGGGAGTGCCAGCATCTGGATTGGCGCCTTGACGAGGCTCCCACCGAAGCCTTGCTCAGCGGTCTGCTCATCCCAACCGAGGGCGTGGGTGAGTATCGCTGCGAGCGCACATTGTTCTGGCAGTTGCCGCAACCCTGGCTGGGCCCCTTGATCACTGGCAACTACCCGCAGCAAAGGGTCATCAGTGGCGGCAAGGGTCATCCGCTGCGCCCGGTCAAGCCACGAGGCGAAGTCTACCGCCGTTTCGATACGCGACTCGGTGCGTGGGTGTCCTTGCGCACGGTGGATATCGAGCAGGATCTGGAGCGTTTCAATCGCTGGCAGAACAGCCCGCGAGTCGCGAGTTTCTGGGCGGAAGAGGGCAGTCTGGAAAAGCATCGTGAGTACCTGAGCACACTGGCTGCCGACCCGCATACCTTGATGCTGATCGGTTGTTTCGATGATCAGCCGTTTGCCTACTTTGAGGCCTACTGGGTCAAGGAAGATCGCCTCGCACCGTTCTATGACGCCGGTGATTACGACCGCGGTATTCACATGCTGGTGGGCGAAGAAACTCACCGTGGCCCACACAAGGTCGCGAGCTGGTTATCGGCGTTAGTGCATTACCTGTTTCTCGACGATTCGCGCACGCAGCGCGTAGTGGCCGAGCCTCGCGCTGACAACGCGAGGATGATCGGGCATCTGCACAACCAGTGTTTTCATTGCGAGAAAGAATTCGACTTCCCGCACAAGCGCGCCGCGTTGATGGTACTGGGACGTGAGCGGTTTTTTGATCGGTGCCCGTTGGCATGA